The genome window GCCATAATCTGCTGAACTCTCTCAGATTTTAACAGCACCGTATTCAAAACGGTTTACTGCTATGACCAGATTTCCCGCAGCACTCTCGCAAAGTTTGCACCAACAACCTTCTCAGTCACCCTCGGTGAGTAGCCGCGTTTCAGGAGTTGATCGGTTATGACTTCCAGCCTTAGCGGCGTATTGAGTCCAACGACGTAGGGATAACGATCTTCTTCCGGTGCAGCGGCGCCCGCTTTCACGCGCGCCTCCTGCGACTTCTTGAACTCGGCGAGTGCTTTTGGGCTGGTGTCAAACGGAGAGACTCCTGCATCGCTGCCTACTCCGACGTGGTCTTCGCCACCCACTTTCAACGCGCGTTCGACGTGTGCCATATAGTCTTCGACCGTCGGCTGTCTGGGAGACGGTGCCAGAAAGGGCAGATCATAGATTCCCATCACGCCTCCCTTGTCCGCCAGAGTTCGGATTTGTTCGTCCGTCTTGTTGCGCGGGTGCGCATGAATGGCACTGCAGCCAGCGTGAGAAATGATGACGGGTTTGCGGGATGCCGCCATGGCATCTGTGGTCGTCTTGGGATTGCTGTGGCTGAGGTCAATCGCTACTCCCAGTTCATTCATCTTCTTTACGGCGTCTTGCCCAAGCGTTGTCAGCCCGCCGGCGTTTGGCTCCAGTACGCCGGCTCCGAAAACCGACTTGCCGTTATACGAGAGCTGCATCACGCGCACCCCCAGGTTCCGAAATACCTCGATGCGGTCAACTTTGTCCTCCAGCATGCTCACACCTTCAAACGAGAAGATGATCCCCATCTTCTTCTCGCGGTGGGCGCGCT of Terriglobales bacterium contains these proteins:
- a CDS encoding membrane dipeptidase; protein product: MNRREFSFLVAGTVVSGALPKCSAIVASAQAVADTSEISPQTDELYRRWLVLDCNSAPPLEEKLPLPQSDLDMARNSGVSVVKMTLGGFGSDFAGTVDEIAWVQRLIEMHPDYFLQVRLAEDMERAHREKKMGIIFSFEGVSMLEDKVDRIEVFRNLGVRVMQLSYNGKSVFGAGVLEPNAGGLTTLGQDAVKKMNELGVAIDLSHSNPKTTTDAMAASRKPVIISHAGCSAIHAHPRNKTDEQIRTLADKGGVMGIYDLPFLAPSPRQPTVEDYMAHVERALKVGGEDHVGVGSDAGVSPFDTSPKALAEFKKSQEARVKAGAAAPEEDRYPYVVGLNTPLRLEVITDQLLKRGYSPRVTEKVVGANFARVLREIWS